A single Lolium perenne isolate Kyuss_39 chromosome 6, Kyuss_2.0, whole genome shotgun sequence DNA region contains:
- the LOC127306904 gene encoding monothiol glutaredoxin-S6, whose protein sequence is MSLTRVAFSLFLLLAVAESAAATRSPSAFVQNAIYSNRITIFSKSYCPYCMRAKRIFKDLKENPYVVELDLREDGREIQGVLLDLVGRHTVPQVFVNGHHVGGSDDTKDALSNGQLNKLLGKSQSQSQ, encoded by the exons ATGTCTCTGACCAGAGTAGCGTtttctctcttcctcctcctcgcggTGGCGGAGTCCGCGGCGGCGACGCGCTCACCGTCGGCCTTCGTGCAGAACGCCATCTACTCCAACCgcatcaccatcttctccaaatCCTACTGCCC GTACTGCATGCGTGCTAAGCGAATATTTAAAGATCTCAAGGAAAATCCTTAcgttgttgaacttgatcttcgag AGGATGGCCGAGAAATTCAAGGTGTTCTTCTTGACCTGGTTGGGCGCCATACTGTGCCACAGGTGTTTGTGAATGGTCATCACGTTGGTGGCTCAGATG ATACAAAAGATGCTCTTTCAAATGGACAGCTTAATAAACTTCTTGGCAAAAGCCAGTCTCAGTCGCAGTGA
- the LOC127306903 gene encoding aldehyde dehydrogenase family 3 member F1: MEGRMPEAPVLGLDNLVSGLREVYRNGRTRELAWRRLQLKGLISLLTEKEEDIFDALRNDLGKHRTEAFRDEVGVLVKSVKNTLQNLEKWATPEKASTPLVSFPATALVVPEPLGVVLIFSCWNLPLGLALEPLSGALAAGNAVVLKPSELAPSTAAFLAANIPRYLDSEAVKVVLGAPEVGEKLMEHRWDKVLFTGGARVGRIIMTKAAKHLTPVALELGSKCPCIVDWLDSKRDGQVAVNRIIGAKWSTCAGQACIAIDYILVEEQFAPILIELLKSTIKRFFTKPEDMARVLNEKHFNRLSGLLKDHNVSCSVVHGGGMDPKTLSIEPTILLNPPLDSDIMTEEIFGPLLPIITVKKIEDSIEFLNSKPKPLAIYAFTRNEALKQRIIKETSSGSVTFNDAIVQYGLESIPFGGIGQSGFGQYHGKYSFEMFSHKKAVLKRSLLIEFMFRYPPWDDRKLGLLRHVFRYDYVSLFLALLGLRR, from the exons ATGGAAGGAAGGATGCCCGAGGCGCCGGTCCTCGGCTTGGACAACCTTGTGAGCGGTCTAAGGGAGGTGTACAGGAACGGCAGGACCAGGGAGCTGGCCTGGAGGCGGTTGCAACTCAAGGGCCTCATCAGCCTCCTCACGGAGAAGGAGGAGGATATCTTCGACGCCCTCCGCAACGATCTCGGCAAGCATCGGACCGAAGCTTTCAGAGACGAG GTAGGGGTTCTCGTCAAGTCCGTCAAGAACACGCTGCAAAACCTCGAGAAATGGGCGACTCCAGAAAAG GCTTCTACGCCGCTGGTTTCTTTCCCGGCGACGGCGCTAGTGGTACCGGAGCCGCTCGGGGTCGTGCTCATTTTTTCCTGCTGGAATCTCCCACTAG GCTTAGCTCTGGAGCCACTCTCGGGTGCCTTAGCGGCTGGCAACGCGGTGGTTCTGAAGCCCTCCGAGCTGGCGCCATCAACCGCAGCGTTCCTTGCTGCCAACATACCGAGATACCTGGACTCTGAGGCTGTGAAGGTCGTCTTGGGCGCACCTGAAGTTGGAGAGAAACTCATGGAGCACCGATGGGATAAAGTCCTCTTCACAG GGGGTGCCCGTGTAGGCCGCATCATCATGACGAAAGCTGCGAAGCACTTGACACCAGTTGCGCTTGAACTCGGCTCAAAGTGTCCCTGCATCGTAGACTGGCTGGATAGCAAAAGAGATGGCCAG GTTGCTGTAAACCGCATAATTGGCGCGAAATGGTCTACGTGCGCCGGTCAAGCCTGCATAGCCATCGATTACATACTTGTGGAGGAACAGTTTGCACCAATTCTG ATTGAGCTGCTGAAATCAACAATCAAGAGATTCTTCACCAAACCAGAGGACATGGCGCGTGTTCTGAACGAGAAACACTTTAATAGGTTAAGTGGCCTCCTGAAGGATCATAATGTGAGCTGTTCTGTTGTGCACGGTGGAGGCATGGACCCCAAGACCTT GAGCATTGAGCCCACAATTCTGCTGAATCCACCACTCGATTCTGACATCATGACGGAGGAGATATTTGGCCCTCTCCTCCCAATCATCACG GTAAAGAAGATCGAAGACAGCATCGAGTTTCTGAACTCGAAGCCTAAGCCGCTCGCAATCTACGCCTTCACCAGGAACGAGGCGCTGAAACAACGGATCATCAAGGAAACATCTTCTGGTAGCGTCACGTTCAACGACGCCATCGTCCAG TACGGGCTGGAGAGCATCCCATTCGGCGGCATTGGGCAGAGCGGGTTTGGGCAGTACCATGGCAAGTACTCCTTCGAGATGTTCAGCCACAAGAAGGCGGTGCTCAAGAGAAGCTTGCTGATCGAGTTCATGTTCAGATACCCGCCATGGGATGACAGGAAGCTAGGGTTGCTGCGGCATGTGTTCCGCTACGACTATGTATCGCTGTTCCTCGCACTGCTTGGCCTGAGGAGGTGA